CTGTTGGATCAGAGTCGGCTGCCGGAAACGGTCGAGTTCCTTGATTGCCGGGATTACCGCGAGGTCGCCGACTCGATCCGCAGCCTGAAGGTCCGCGGCGCTCCCGCCATCGGTGTGACGGCGGCATTGGGGATCGCCCAAGGGGCGCAGGCTGTGGAGGAGAGGGACTATGAATCGTTTGTCGGCGCAGTGAATCGCATTTGCGACTGTTTGGCCGCGACGAGGCCGACCGCCGTGAATCTCTTTTGGGCGATCGATCGAATGAAGCGGACCATTCAATCGCTGAAGGGCCGACCGATCGCGGCGATCAAGCAAGCCTTGATTGATGAAGCGTTGGCGATTCTTGAGGAAGACGTTCAACTGTGCCGGGCGATGGGGCGGCATGGAGCGGAACTCATCCAAGACGGCCAAACCGTCTTGACCCATTGCAACGCCGGGGCGCTCGCGACGGCCGGCTATGGGACCGCGCTGGGCGTGATCCGCGCGGCATGGGAACAGGGCAAGAAGATCGCCGTCGTTGCGGATGAAACCAGGCCGGTCCTCCAAGGAGCGCGGTTGACCGCGTGGGAATTGATGCAGGATCGGATTCCCGTGACCCTCATCACGGACAACATGGCCGGCGCCCTCATGAGACAGGGCAAGATCGACCTGTGCGTGGTGGGGGCGGACCGTATCGCGGCAAACGGCGATGTGGCCAACAAGATCGGGACCTATTCGGTCGCTGTGCTGGCCAAGGCCCATGGCATTCCCTTCTACGTGGCGGCTCCCTATTCGACCATCGACACGCGGACACGATCAGGGGCCGACATTCCGATCGAACAGCGCGATCCACTCGAAGTCACCACTATCCACGGCAGCCGCTCCATCGCCCCGGAAGGAGTCTCGGTCTATAATCCAGCCTTCGACGTGACTCCCGCGGACTTCATCACCGCGATCATCACCGAACGAGGCGTTTTCAAGCCGAACGAACTGGTCGATGCGCTTCGTCTGAGCCGGATGCAGTCTCACCTGCAGCGTGAAGACGACGATTCTCGGGGCCAATG
This sequence is a window from Candidatus Nitrospira inopinata. Protein-coding genes within it:
- the mtnA gene encoding S-methyl-5-thioribose-1-phosphate isomerase, which codes for MVRTVEWSNGIVRLLDQSRLPETVEFLDCRDYREVADSIRSLKVRGAPAIGVTAALGIAQGAQAVEERDYESFVGAVNRICDCLAATRPTAVNLFWAIDRMKRTIQSLKGRPIAAIKQALIDEALAILEEDVQLCRAMGRHGAELIQDGQTVLTHCNAGALATAGYGTALGVIRAAWEQGKKIAVVADETRPVLQGARLTAWELMQDRIPVTLITDNMAGALMRQGKIDLCVVGADRIAANGDVANKIGTYSVAVLAKAHGIPFYVAAPYSTIDTRTRSGADIPIEQRDPLEVTTIHGSRSIAPEGVSVYNPAFDVTPADFITAIITERGVFKPNELVDALRLSRMQSHLQREDDDSRGQ